A stretch of Brassica napus cultivar Da-Ae chromosome C6, Da-Ae, whole genome shotgun sequence DNA encodes these proteins:
- the LOC106406295 gene encoding 30S ribosomal protein S9, chloroplastic gives MALSVSSLASSLSSLSFSSQVSHGPTTLSFPKSNSAFSLPAKSPRRASLSITATVAAPAEVSEDDTMELKKYVKSRLPGGFAAQKIIGTGRRKCAIARVVLQEGTGKVIINYRDAKEYLQGNPLWLQYVKVPLVTLGYENSYDVFVKAHGGGLSGQAQAITLGVARALLKVSADHRSPLKKEGLLTRDARVVERKKVGLKKARKAPQFSKR, from the exons ATGGCGTTATCGGTTTCAAGCCTCGCCTCTTCACTCTCATCgctctctttctcttcccagGTCTCTCACGGACCAACCACCCTCTCCTTCCCCAAGTCGAATTCAGCGTTCTCACTTCCGGCGAAATCACCTCGTCGCGCTTCTCTCTCAATCACCGCCACGGTAGCTGCTCCCGCGGAGGTATCGGAGGACGACACGATGGAGCTGAAGAAGTACGTGAAATCTCGGCTTCCGGGAGGCTTCGCAGCTCAGAAAATCATAGGCACGGGACGGCGCAAGTGCGCCATCGCTCGCGTCGTTCTCCAAGAAGGCACCGGCAAAGTTATTATAAACTATCGCGACGCCAAG GAGTACCTTCAGGGGAACCCGTTGTGGCTTCAGTACGTTAAAGTGCCGTTAGTGACACTGGGCTACGAGAACAGCTACGACGTGTTTGTGAAAGCCCATGGTGGCGGTTTATCTGGTCAAGCTCAAGCGATTACTCTCGGAGTTGCTCGTGCGCTTCTCAAGGTGAGTGCTGACCATAGATCGCCTTTGAAGAAGGAAGGTTTGCTCACTAGAGACGCGAGAGTCGTTGAAAGGAAGAAGGTTGGTCTCAAGAAGGCGCGTAAAGCACCACAATTCTCCAAGCGTTAA
- the LOC106406010 gene encoding 3-oxoacyl-[acyl-carrier-protein] synthase II, chloroplastic: MVGGAASSSCYASPLCTWFVAACMSVSHGGGDSRQAVSLKSTGRSRRSRRQLTKCLALSGSGSVQEALVTTSFGPCNHYNALSSLFGSNSVSLNRNQRRLNLAAASSGGGAMAVAMDMQKEAKVDNKPPTEQRRVVVTGMGVETSLGHDPDTFYENLLQGNSGISQIENFDCSAFPTRIAGEIKSFSTEGWVAPKLSKRMDKFMLYLLTAGKKALVDGGVTEEVMAEFDKAKCGVLIGSAMGGMKVFQDAIEAMKISYKKMNPFCVPFATTNMGSAMLALDLGWMGPNYSISTACATSNFCILNSANHIIKGEADVMLCGGSDSVIIPIGLGGFVACRALSQRNNDPTKASRPWDSNRDGFVMGEGAGVLLLEELEHAKKRGATIYAEFLGGSFTCDAYHMTEPRPDGAGVILCIERALADAGISKEQINYINAHATSTPAGDLKEYQALAHCFGQNPEIKVNSTKSMIGHLLGAAGAVEAVATVQAIRTGWVHPNINLESPDNGVDTNLLVGPEKERLDIKAALSNSFGFGGHNSSIIFAPYK; the protein is encoded by the exons ATGGTGGGTGGTGCTGCGTCTTCTTCCTGTTACGCATCTCCGCTATGCACCTGGTTCGTCGCTGCTTGCATGTCCGTCTCCCACGGCGGCGGAGATTCCCGACAAGCCGTCTCCCTCAAATCTACCGGGCGGAGTCGTCGAAGCAGACGACAGCTCACCAAATGCTTGGCTCTTTCTGGATCCGGTAGCGTTCAGGAGGCTCTCGTCACTACTTCCTTTGGGCCTTGCAATCACTACAATGCCTTGTCTTCTCTCTTCGGATCGAACTCTGTTTCTCTCAATCGAAACCAGAGGAGGTTGAATCTGGCTGCTGCTAGTTccg GTGGAGGAGCCATGGCTGTTGCGATGGATATGCAAAAGGAAGCCAAGGTTGACAACAAACCCCCTACGGAGCAGCGCCGTGTTGTGGTGACAGGCATGGGAGTTGAAACATCACTAGGTCATGACCCAGACACCTTTTATGAGAATCTCCTACAAGGCAACAGTGGTATTAGCCAGATTGAGAATTTTGATTGTTCTGCTTTTCCCACg AGAATTGCTGGAGAGATCAAATCCTTCTCAACTGAGGGGTGGGTTGCTCCGAAACTCTCAAAGAGGATGGACAAGTTCATGCTCTATCTTCTCACTGCTGGCAAGAAGGCTTTGGTTGATGGTGGGGTAACCGAAGAAGTAATGGCAGAGTTTGACAAAGCCAAATGCGGAGTCTTGATTGGCTCTGCAATGGGAGGCATGAAG GTTTTTCAAGATGCTATTGAAGCTATGAAGATCTCTTACAAGAAGATGAACCCTTTTTGTGTGCCTTTCGCCACAACAAACATGGGTTCTGCTATGCTTGCTTTGGATCTG GGATGGATGGGGCCAAACTATTCTATCTCAACTGCTTGTGCAACAAGCAACTTTTGCATTTTGAATTCGGCAAACCACATTATTAAAGGGGAAGCT GATGTAATGCTCTGTGGTGGCTCGGATTCAGTTATTATTCCAATAG GGTTGGGAGGTTTTGTTGCATGCCGTGCTCTTTCTCAAAGGAATAATGATCCCACAAAAGCTTCTCGCCCTTGGGATAGC AACCGAGATGGTTTCGTGATGGGAGAGGGAGCTGGagttttgcttttggaagaGCTTGAACATGCTAAG AAAAGAGGAGCAACAATCTACGCAGAGTTCCTTGGTGGGAGTTTCACATGTGATGCCTATCACATGACCGAGCCTCGCCCTGATG GTGCTGGTGTCATTCTCTGTATCGAGAGAGCATTAGCTGATGCTGGGATTTCAAAGGAACAGATCAACTATATAAATGCACATGCAACCTCAACACCAGCTGGAGATCTTAAGGAGTACCAAGCCCTTGCTCACTGTTTTGGCCAAAATCCTGAG ATAAAAGTAAATTCCACAAAATCTATGATTGGGCACTTGCTGGGAGCTGCTGGGGCCGTTGAAGCTGTCGCCACCGTGCAG GCAATAAGGACCGGATGGGTTCATCCAAATATCAACCTTGAGAGTCCAGACAATGGAGTG GATACAAATTTGCTGGTGGGTCCTGAGAAGGAGAGACTGGACATTAAAGCAGCCTTGTCAAATTCATTCGGGTTTGGTGGGCACAACTCCAGCATCATTTTTGCTCCTTACAAGTGA
- the LOC106406454 gene encoding protein TIFY 10B isoform X2, with product MSRSAECWEFSGERKRLLEKKPSFSQTCSRLSRYLKEKGSFGDLSLGMTCNGVFGVTRQQPTMMNLFPVEDSSDVKQKNEDVFPRQSSFSSSSSLGAKEEVEKITENESVKVESQSSAPLTIFYGGQVMVFDDFPAEKAKQVIDLAHKVSAKSFTAEMNRNQSAYTHKEIASTTPVPVPSPVKTAAPEPIQTHKSSLACELPIARRASLHRFLEKRKDRISSKAPYQIDGSTEASSKPNTAWLGSQ from the exons ATGTCGAGGTCTGCCGAGTGTTGGGAGTTTTCCGGCGAGAGGAAGAGGTTGCTCGAGAAGAAGCCGAGCTTCTCGCAGACATGTAGTCGGTTGAGTCGGTATCTCAAGGAGAAGGGTAGCTTCGGAGATCTGAGCTTGGGGATGACTTGCAATG GAGTTTTTGGTGTGACACGTCAGCAGCCGACGATGATGAATCTCTTCCCTGTTGAAGATTCTTCGGACGTAAAACAGAAGAACGAGGATGTGTTTCCTCGGCAATCAagcttctcttcctcctcttccctTGGAGCCAAGGAAGAAGTTGAGAAGATCACAGAGAATGA ATCAGTGAAGGTGGAGTCTCAATCTTCTGCTCCGTTGACTATATTCTACGGTGGTCAAGTTATGGTGTTTGATGATTTTCCTGCTGAGAAAGCCAAGCAAGTCATTGACTTGGCTCACAAGGTAAGTGCTAAAAGCTTCACAGCTGAAATGAACCGTAACCAGAGTGCTTATACTCATAAAGAGATTGCTTCCACTACCCCAGTTCCAGTTCCTAGTCCTGTGAAAACAGCAGCACCAGAGCCTATCCAGACCCACAAGTCCTCTTTAGCTTGCG AACTCCCAATTGCTAGAAGAGCTTCACTTCATCGTTTCCTTGAGAAGAGAAAGGATAG GATTTCGTCAAAGGCACCGTACCAGATAGACGGTTCAACCGAAGCATCTTCCAAGCCTAACACAGCTTGGCTCGGTTCCCAGTAA
- the BNAC06G35740D gene encoding FCS-Like Zinc finger 13: MILSKRPHLMIRKLSEMLVPRSRSAIKPEDYSASPRSPLDMKFPSPVNSKRYGSGGVGLGIVAALEESRIGINRYDPVCFSGRFRGPEIDLSEEEYTCVTSRDGTTKVYYSDDGFENGSGCDDRRRHKPVVQPPVIKRRVFRDNPTEFLNSCCLCKKRLQGKDIYMYKGEMGFCSAECRSVQIMNDERKEQSKQQVLRNVDVLSSPYAGEQSFSAGIFVF; encoded by the exons ATGATACTAAGCAAGAGACCTCATCTAATGATCCGTAAACTGTCAGAGATGTTGGTTCCAAGAAGCCGGTCTGCCATCAAACCGGAAGATTACTCGGCGAGTCCGAGAAGTCCGTTGGATATGAAGTTTCCATCGCCGGTTAACTCAAAACGTTACGGTTCAGGCGGTGTCGGTTTGGGTATCGTGGCTGCGTTGGAAGAAAGTAGAATTGGGATTAACCGGTACGATCCGGTTTGTTTCTCCGGGAGATTCCGAGGCCCTGAGATTGATCTGTCGGAGGAGGAATACACTTGCGTGACGAGCCGTGATGGGACGACGAAAGTGTATTACAGCGACGACGGGTTTGAAAATGGGTCGGGGTGCGATGATCGGAGAAGGCATAAACCGGTGGTTCAACCACCGGTTATTAAGAGACGGGTTTTTAGGGATAATCCGACAGAGTTTCTGAACTCGTGTTGCTTGTGTAAGAAGAGACTTCAAGGCAAAGACATTTACATGTACAA AGGAGAGATGGGATTCTGCAGTGCAGAGTGTAGATCAGTGCAGATAATGAACGACGAGCGAAAGGAGCAATCTAAACAGCAAGTTTTGAGAAACGTCGACGTTTTGAGCTCTCCATATGCCGGCGAACAGAGTTTCTCCGCCGGGATATTCGTATTTTAG
- the LOC106404646 gene encoding ethylene-responsive transcription factor ERF018-like: MVKKAMKEEEEAEMRNSSMQSKYKGVRKRKWGKWVSEIRLPNSRERIWLGSFDTPEKAARAFDAAQFCLRGCQSGFNFPDNPPSISGGRSLTPPEIREAAARYANAQDDDIIITTGEEESVLSETRPESPSTTSVSEADTSLDCDLSFLDTLPNDFGMFSVFDDFSDGFSGDQFTEVLPVEDYGDVIFDESLFLWDF; encoded by the coding sequence ATGGTGAAGAAAGCGatgaaggaggaagaagaagcagagatgAGAAACTCGTCGATGCAGTCAAAGTACAAAGGCGTGAGGAAGAGGAAGTGGGGCAAATGGGTTTCGGAGATCAGACTTCCCAACAGCAGAGAGCGAATCTGGCTAGGCTCTTTCGACACTCCCGAGAAGGCGGCGCGTGCCTTCGACGCCGCCCAGTTTTGTCTCCGCGGCTGCCAATCCGGTTTCAATTTCCCCGATAATCCGCCGTCGATCTCCGGCGGAAGGTCGCTGACGCCTCCGGAGATCCGGGAAGCGGCTGCTCGATACGCAAACGCTCAGGACGACGATATTATCATCACCACCGGAGAAGAAGAATCGGTTTTGTCCGAAACCCGACCGGAGTCTCCTTCAACAACCTCCGTGTCTGAAGCAGATACGTCGCTGGATTGCGATCTATCGTTCTTAGACACGCTTCCTAATGATTTCGGGATGTTTTCTGTGTTTGATGACTTCTCCGACGGCTTCTCCGGCGATCAGTTTACAGAGGTTTTACCCGTTGAAGATTACGGAGATGTGATTTTTGATGAGTCTCTGTTTCTTTGGGATTTTTAA
- the LOC106406454 gene encoding protein TIFY 10B isoform X1 produces MSRSAECWEFSGERKRLLEKKPSFSQTCSRLSRYLKEKGSFGDLSLGMTCNVAGVFGVTRQQPTMMNLFPVEDSSDVKQKNEDVFPRQSSFSSSSSLGAKEEVEKITENESVKVESQSSAPLTIFYGGQVMVFDDFPAEKAKQVIDLAHKVSAKSFTAEMNRNQSAYTHKEIASTTPVPVPSPVKTAAPEPIQTHKSSLACELPIARRASLHRFLEKRKDRISSKAPYQIDGSTEASSKPNTAWLGSQ; encoded by the exons ATGTCGAGGTCTGCCGAGTGTTGGGAGTTTTCCGGCGAGAGGAAGAGGTTGCTCGAGAAGAAGCCGAGCTTCTCGCAGACATGTAGTCGGTTGAGTCGGTATCTCAAGGAGAAGGGTAGCTTCGGAGATCTGAGCTTGGGGATGACTTGCAATG TTGCAGGAGTTTTTGGTGTGACACGTCAGCAGCCGACGATGATGAATCTCTTCCCTGTTGAAGATTCTTCGGACGTAAAACAGAAGAACGAGGATGTGTTTCCTCGGCAATCAagcttctcttcctcctcttccctTGGAGCCAAGGAAGAAGTTGAGAAGATCACAGAGAATGA ATCAGTGAAGGTGGAGTCTCAATCTTCTGCTCCGTTGACTATATTCTACGGTGGTCAAGTTATGGTGTTTGATGATTTTCCTGCTGAGAAAGCCAAGCAAGTCATTGACTTGGCTCACAAGGTAAGTGCTAAAAGCTTCACAGCTGAAATGAACCGTAACCAGAGTGCTTATACTCATAAAGAGATTGCTTCCACTACCCCAGTTCCAGTTCCTAGTCCTGTGAAAACAGCAGCACCAGAGCCTATCCAGACCCACAAGTCCTCTTTAGCTTGCG AACTCCCAATTGCTAGAAGAGCTTCACTTCATCGTTTCCTTGAGAAGAGAAAGGATAG GATTTCGTCAAAGGCACCGTACCAGATAGACGGTTCAACCGAAGCATCTTCCAAGCCTAACACAGCTTGGCTCGGTTCCCAGTAA
- the LOC106405457 gene encoding E3 ubiquitin-protein ligase RMA1H1, whose amino-acid sequence MSLSNEEDVSSNFGCNICLEMAREPIVTLCGHLFCWPCLYKWIHFHSQSKHCPVCKAPVKEDSLVPLYGSGKPSSDPRSKPAATIPDRPAAPRLETARPRLRQRHHHESNFFGGFASVPGGARFGNFLL is encoded by the coding sequence ATGTCTTTGAGCAACGAGGAAGACGTCTCGAGCAACTTTGGATGCAACATATGTCTTGAAATGGCGAGAGAACCGATCGTGACACTATGtggtcatttgttttgttgGCCTTGTCTTTACAAATGGATCCATTTCCATTCCCAGTCGAAGCATTGCCCCGTTTGCAAAGCTCCCGTCAAGGAAGACAGTTTGGTTCCTTTGTATGGATCCGGTAAGCCATCTTCTGACCCGAGATCCAAGCCCGCAGCTACAATCCCTGATCGACCTGCTGCACCTAGGCTTGAAACCGCTCGTCCTCGGCTCCGACAAAGACATCATCATGAGTCTAATTTCTTTGGAGGGTTTGCTTCAGTTCCAGGTGGTGCACGGTTCGGGAACTTCTTGTTGTAG